Proteins from a genomic interval of Cyprinus carpio isolate SPL01 chromosome A21, ASM1834038v1, whole genome shotgun sequence:
- the brcc3 gene encoding lys-63-specific deubiquitinase BRCC36 isoform X1, which produces MAVSAVHLESDAFLVCMNHALSTEKEEVMGLCIGEVDTNRIVHIHSVIILRRSDKRKDRVEISPEQLSAASTEAEISFDQGPEQMAAHFLNMRHRLADMTGRPMRVVGWYHSHPHITVWPSHVDVRTQAMYQMMDQGFVGLIFSCFIEDKNTKTGRVLYTCFQSVQAQKSSEYERIEIPIHVVPHEAIGKVCLESAVELPRILCQEEQDTYRRIHSLTHLDPITKIHNGSVFTKNLCSQMSAISGPLLQWLEDRLELNKHSIIKLQKEKERLTQELASL; this is translated from the exons ATGGCAGTGAGCGCTGTGCATTTAGAGTCCGACGCATTTCTAGTGTGTATGAATCACGCTCTGAGCACGGAGAAAGAGGAAGTAATGGGGCTCTGCATCGGCGAG GTGGACACAAACCGCATCGTGCACATCCATTCTGTCATAATTCTGCGTCGATCAGACAAGAGGAAAGACCGAGTGGAGATTTCGCCAGAGCAGCTGTCAGCCGCTTCTACTGAAGCCGAGATATCCTTTGACCAGGGCCCTGAGCAGATGGCAG CACATTTTCTTAATATGAGGCACAGGTTGGCTGACATGACGGGACGTCCCATGAGGGTTGTGGGCTGGTACCACTCTCATCCACACATCACTGTGTGGCCATCACAtgttg ATGTTAGGACTCAAGCAATGTATCAGATGATGGATCAGGGTTTTGTTGGCCTCATCTTCTCATGCTTTATAGAAGATAAAAACACAAAG ACCGGCAGAGTTCTGTACACCTGCTTCCAGTCAGTACAAGCCCAGAAAAGCTCAGa GTATGAGCGGATCGAGATCCCCATCCATGTAGTCCCACATGAAGCCATTGGGAAAGTATGTCTGGAGTCCGCCGTGGAACTACCCAGAATCCTCTGTCAAGAAGAACAGGATACATACAGAAGGATTCATAG TTTAACTCATCTGGATCCAATCACAAAGATCCATAATGGATCAG TGTTCACTAAAAACCTGTGCAGTCAGATGTCGGCCATAAGCGGCCCGCTGCTGCAGTGGCTAGAAGATCGACTGGAACTGAATAAACATAGTATCATCAAACTCCAGAAAGAGAAGGAGCGACTGACACAAGAATTGGCTTCATTGTAA
- the brcc3 gene encoding lys-63-specific deubiquitinase BRCC36 isoform X2: MAVSAVHLESDAFLVCMNHALSTEKEEVMGLCIGEVDTNRIVHIHSVIILRRSDKRKDRVEISPEQLSAASTEAERLADMTGRPMRVVGWYHSHPHITVWPSHVDVRTQAMYQMMDQGFVGLIFSCFIEDKNTKTGRVLYTCFQSVQAQKSSEYERIEIPIHVVPHEAIGKVCLESAVELPRILCQEEQDTYRRIHSLTHLDPITKIHNGSVFTKNLCSQMSAISGPLLQWLEDRLELNKHSIIKLQKEKERLTQELASL, translated from the exons ATGGCAGTGAGCGCTGTGCATTTAGAGTCCGACGCATTTCTAGTGTGTATGAATCACGCTCTGAGCACGGAGAAAGAGGAAGTAATGGGGCTCTGCATCGGCGAG GTGGACACAAACCGCATCGTGCACATCCATTCTGTCATAATTCTGCGTCGATCAGACAAGAGGAAAGACCGAGTGGAGATTTCGCCAGAGCAGCTGTCAGCCGCTTCTACTGAAGCCGAG AGGTTGGCTGACATGACGGGACGTCCCATGAGGGTTGTGGGCTGGTACCACTCTCATCCACACATCACTGTGTGGCCATCACAtgttg ATGTTAGGACTCAAGCAATGTATCAGATGATGGATCAGGGTTTTGTTGGCCTCATCTTCTCATGCTTTATAGAAGATAAAAACACAAAG ACCGGCAGAGTTCTGTACACCTGCTTCCAGTCAGTACAAGCCCAGAAAAGCTCAGa GTATGAGCGGATCGAGATCCCCATCCATGTAGTCCCACATGAAGCCATTGGGAAAGTATGTCTGGAGTCCGCCGTGGAACTACCCAGAATCCTCTGTCAAGAAGAACAGGATACATACAGAAGGATTCATAG TTTAACTCATCTGGATCCAATCACAAAGATCCATAATGGATCAG TGTTCACTAAAAACCTGTGCAGTCAGATGTCGGCCATAAGCGGCCCGCTGCTGCAGTGGCTAGAAGATCGACTGGAACTGAATAAACATAGTATCATCAAACTCCAGAAAGAGAAGGAGCGACTGACACAAGAATTGGCTTCATTGTAA